A window from Musa acuminata AAA Group cultivar baxijiao chromosome BXJ3-10, Cavendish_Baxijiao_AAA, whole genome shotgun sequence encodes these proteins:
- the LOC135584694 gene encoding uncharacterized protein LOC135584694 isoform X1 produces the protein MSRFGLTTVRGDLNFRSHKMSSGAVGSITSEDVHKFKQGPDHLLVLVHGIGASSSDWTYSKAVLKKRLGSNFLIYASSCNSYVKTLDGIDRAGKRLADEVLSVIHKTGSLKKISFTAHSLGGLIARYTIAVLYSSDTLQKDLNDGYKTGNPENLECSSKLGSIGGLEPINFITLGTPHLGFIGKRQFPLLLGSPILEKLVPPVAAIFVGRTGSQLFLTDDEPNSPPLLLRMASDSEDLKFISSLAAFRIRILYANVSYDHLVGWRTSSIRREYELAKPSRESVDGYMHVVNVEYCSPVLSEGPPRFPSEAATAKAAAQTVSNTQKTAEYYGSMEEEMIRSLQRVGWRKVDVSFHAATWPFFAHNNLHVKREWLNGAGAGVIAHVSDSLKQQELSRTLIAANL, from the exons ATGTCTCGATTTG GACTGACCACAGTAAGGGGTGACCTAAACTTTAGATCGCATAAGATGAGCAGCGGTGCCGTAGGTAGTATAACATCTGAGGACGTTCACAAGTTCAAACAAGGACCTGATCATCTCCTCGTCCTAGTTCATGGCATCGGGGCTag CTCTAGTGACTGGACATACTCAAAGGCAGTGTTAAAAAAGCGTTTAGGAAGCAATTTTTTAATTTATG CAAGTTCCTGCAACAGTTATGTAAAAACATTAGATGGAATTGACAGAGCTGGAAAGCGACTCGCAGATGAG GTCTTGAGTGTGATTCATAAGACAGGAAGCTTGAAAAAGATCTCTTTCACTGCACACTCCTTAGGTGGTCTAATTGCAAGATACACAATTGCTGTTCTTTATTCTTCAGATACCTTGCAGAAGGATCTGAATGATGGTTATAAAACTGGAAATCCAGAAAATTTAGAATGTTCATCAAAACTAGGCAGTATTGGTGGATTGGAACCAATAAATTTTATTACCTTGGGAACTCCACATCTCGGGTTTATAGGGAAAAGGCAG TTTCCGCTTCTTCTGGGATCACCCATTCTCGAAAAGCTTGTTCCACCAGTGGCCGCCATATTTGTTGGCCGAACTGGTAGTCAGCTGTTTCTTACAGATGATGAACCTAACAGTCCACCCCTCCTTTTAAGGATGGCATCTGATTCTGAAGATTTGAAATTTAT ATCTTCTCTGGCTGCATTTAGGATTCGTATTCTTTATGCCAATGTTTCGTATGATC ATTTGGTCGGCTGGCGAACATCTTCAATCAGGAGAGAGTATGAGCTTGCTAAG CCCTCTCGCGAGTCTGTGGATGGCTACATGCATGTTGTGAATGTGGAATACTGCTCCCCTGTCTTATCCGAAGGCCCTCCTCGTTTTCCTTCAGAAGCAGCAACGGCAAAGGCAGCTGCCCAAACTGTCTCAAACACACAGAAAACAGCAGAATACTACGGATCGATGGAAG AGGAGATGATACGCAGCTTACAAAGGGTCGGATGGAGGAAAGTTGACGTCAGTTTCCATGCAGCAACTTGGCCCTTCTTCGCCCACAACAACCTCCAC GTGAAGAGGGAGTGGCTAAACGGTGCTGGTGCCGGCGTCATAGCTCACGTTTCTGACAGCCTCAAGCAACAAGAGTTGTCTCGCACGCTTATTGCCGCAAATCTGTAG
- the LOC135584694 gene encoding lipid droplet phospholipase 1-like isoform X2, producing MSSGAVGSITSEDVHKFKQGPDHLLVLVHGIGASSSDWTYSKAVLKKRLGSNFLIYASSCNSYVKTLDGIDRAGKRLADEVLSVIHKTGSLKKISFTAHSLGGLIARYTIAVLYSSDTLQKDLNDGYKTGNPENLECSSKLGSIGGLEPINFITLGTPHLGFIGKRQFPLLLGSPILEKLVPPVAAIFVGRTGSQLFLTDDEPNSPPLLLRMASDSEDLKFISSLAAFRIRILYANVSYDHLVGWRTSSIRREYELAKPSRESVDGYMHVVNVEYCSPVLSEGPPRFPSEAATAKAAAQTVSNTQKTAEYYGSMEEEMIRSLQRVGWRKVDVSFHAATWPFFAHNNLHVKREWLNGAGAGVIAHVSDSLKQQELSRTLIAANL from the exons ATGAGCAGCGGTGCCGTAGGTAGTATAACATCTGAGGACGTTCACAAGTTCAAACAAGGACCTGATCATCTCCTCGTCCTAGTTCATGGCATCGGGGCTag CTCTAGTGACTGGACATACTCAAAGGCAGTGTTAAAAAAGCGTTTAGGAAGCAATTTTTTAATTTATG CAAGTTCCTGCAACAGTTATGTAAAAACATTAGATGGAATTGACAGAGCTGGAAAGCGACTCGCAGATGAG GTCTTGAGTGTGATTCATAAGACAGGAAGCTTGAAAAAGATCTCTTTCACTGCACACTCCTTAGGTGGTCTAATTGCAAGATACACAATTGCTGTTCTTTATTCTTCAGATACCTTGCAGAAGGATCTGAATGATGGTTATAAAACTGGAAATCCAGAAAATTTAGAATGTTCATCAAAACTAGGCAGTATTGGTGGATTGGAACCAATAAATTTTATTACCTTGGGAACTCCACATCTCGGGTTTATAGGGAAAAGGCAG TTTCCGCTTCTTCTGGGATCACCCATTCTCGAAAAGCTTGTTCCACCAGTGGCCGCCATATTTGTTGGCCGAACTGGTAGTCAGCTGTTTCTTACAGATGATGAACCTAACAGTCCACCCCTCCTTTTAAGGATGGCATCTGATTCTGAAGATTTGAAATTTAT ATCTTCTCTGGCTGCATTTAGGATTCGTATTCTTTATGCCAATGTTTCGTATGATC ATTTGGTCGGCTGGCGAACATCTTCAATCAGGAGAGAGTATGAGCTTGCTAAG CCCTCTCGCGAGTCTGTGGATGGCTACATGCATGTTGTGAATGTGGAATACTGCTCCCCTGTCTTATCCGAAGGCCCTCCTCGTTTTCCTTCAGAAGCAGCAACGGCAAAGGCAGCTGCCCAAACTGTCTCAAACACACAGAAAACAGCAGAATACTACGGATCGATGGAAG AGGAGATGATACGCAGCTTACAAAGGGTCGGATGGAGGAAAGTTGACGTCAGTTTCCATGCAGCAACTTGGCCCTTCTTCGCCCACAACAACCTCCAC GTGAAGAGGGAGTGGCTAAACGGTGCTGGTGCCGGCGTCATAGCTCACGTTTCTGACAGCCTCAAGCAACAAGAGTTGTCTCGCACGCTTATTGCCGCAAATCTGTAG
- the LOC103968874 gene encoding polyadenylate-binding protein-interacting protein 9 isoform X1, whose product MAAVAEKAIGADNQVIHRQSPAAETEREYQRDVKNLVDLLSKLNPSAKEFFPSSYAAPGGGAGAHRVSDGRMSADAPVFVSWNDFYHNNLLMTNNGTSKDSSSDGSSNNQPNPRRRNGYNQGRRRTNYRLRGAEREDSIRRTVYVSDIDQLVTEEKLAEVFANCGPVVDCRICGDPHSVLRFAFIEFSDEDGARAALNLGGTMLGYYPLRVLPSKTAILPVNPKFLPRSEDEKEMVVRTVYCTNIDKKVTQTNVKVFFERFCGEVSRLRLLGDNVHSTCIAFVEFVQAESAIMALNCSGTILGALHLRVSPSKTPVRPRIQRADSN is encoded by the exons ATGGCTGCGGTGGCTGAGAAGGCGATCGGGGCGGACAATCAGGTCATCCACCGCCAGTCACCGGCGGCGGAGACGGAGAGGGAGTACCAGAGGGATGTGAAGAATCTGGTGGATTTGCTCTCCAAATTGAATCCGTCCGCCAAggagttcttcccttcttcttatgCTGCCCCCGGCGGTGGCGCCGGTGCCCACCGGGTTTCGGACGGCCGGATGTCGGCCGATGCGCCCGTCTTCGTGTCGTGGAATGATTTCTATCACAATAATCTATTGATGACTAACAATGGTACTAGTAAGGATTCCAGCAGCGATGGATCATCGAATAATCAGCCCAATCCCAGA AGAAGAAATGGTTATAAccaggggaggaggaggacgaattATAGACTTCGAGGAGCTGAGAGGGAGGATAGCATTAGGCGAACTGTATATGTGTCTGACATCGATCAGCTT GTAACTGAAGAAAAGCTTGCTGAAGTATTTGCGAATTGTGGGCCA GTAGTAGATTGCCGAATTTGTGGTGATCCCCACTCAGTCCTACGATTTGCATTCATAGAGTTCTCTGACGAGG ATGGTGCGAGGGCAGCATTAAATCTTGGTGGGACAATGCTAGGTTATTATCCTCTCAGAGTCCTACCTTCAAAAACTGCAATTCTGCCAGTGAATCCAAAATTTCTTCCTAGG TCTGAAGATGAGAAAGAAATGGTTGTAAGGACAGTTTATTGTACAAATATTGATAAGAAG GTTACTCAAACAAATGTCAAAGTTTTCTTTGAACGGTTTTGTGGTGAG GTTTCTCGTTTGAGGCTGCTTGGTGATAATGTGCACTCAACATGTATTGCATTTGTAGAGTTTGTTCAG GCTGAAAGTGCAATCATGGCTTTGAATTGTAGTGGCACAATTTTGGGAGCCCTAC ATCTCAGGGTGAGTCCTTCAAAGACACCAGTGAGGCCACGCATACAACGAGCTGATTCAAACTGA
- the LOC103968874 gene encoding polyadenylate-binding protein-interacting protein 9 isoform X2: MAAVAEKAIGADNQVIHRQSPAAETEREYQRDVKNLVDLLSKLNPSAKEFFPSSYAAPGGGAGAHRVSDGRMSADAPVFVSWNDFYHNNLLMTNNGTSKDSSSDGSSNNQPNPRRRNGYNQGRRRTNYRLRGAEREDSIRRTVYVSDIDQLVTEEKLAEVFANCGPVVDCRICGDPHSVLRFAFIEFSDEDGARAALNLGGTMLGYYPLRVLPSKTAILPVNPKFLPRSEDEKEMVVRTVYCTNIDKKVTQTNVKVFFERFCGEVSRLRLLGDNVHSTCIAFVEFVQAESAIMALNCSGTILGALPIRVSPSKTPVRPRIQRADSN; this comes from the exons ATGGCTGCGGTGGCTGAGAAGGCGATCGGGGCGGACAATCAGGTCATCCACCGCCAGTCACCGGCGGCGGAGACGGAGAGGGAGTACCAGAGGGATGTGAAGAATCTGGTGGATTTGCTCTCCAAATTGAATCCGTCCGCCAAggagttcttcccttcttcttatgCTGCCCCCGGCGGTGGCGCCGGTGCCCACCGGGTTTCGGACGGCCGGATGTCGGCCGATGCGCCCGTCTTCGTGTCGTGGAATGATTTCTATCACAATAATCTATTGATGACTAACAATGGTACTAGTAAGGATTCCAGCAGCGATGGATCATCGAATAATCAGCCCAATCCCAGA AGAAGAAATGGTTATAAccaggggaggaggaggacgaattATAGACTTCGAGGAGCTGAGAGGGAGGATAGCATTAGGCGAACTGTATATGTGTCTGACATCGATCAGCTT GTAACTGAAGAAAAGCTTGCTGAAGTATTTGCGAATTGTGGGCCA GTAGTAGATTGCCGAATTTGTGGTGATCCCCACTCAGTCCTACGATTTGCATTCATAGAGTTCTCTGACGAGG ATGGTGCGAGGGCAGCATTAAATCTTGGTGGGACAATGCTAGGTTATTATCCTCTCAGAGTCCTACCTTCAAAAACTGCAATTCTGCCAGTGAATCCAAAATTTCTTCCTAGG TCTGAAGATGAGAAAGAAATGGTTGTAAGGACAGTTTATTGTACAAATATTGATAAGAAG GTTACTCAAACAAATGTCAAAGTTTTCTTTGAACGGTTTTGTGGTGAG GTTTCTCGTTTGAGGCTGCTTGGTGATAATGTGCACTCAACATGTATTGCATTTGTAGAGTTTGTTCAG GCTGAAAGTGCAATCATGGCTTTGAATTGTAGTGGCACAATTTTGGGAGCCCTACCTATCAG GGTGAGTCCTTCAAAGACACCAGTGAGGCCACGCATACAACGAGCTGATTCAAACTGA
- the LOC103968875 gene encoding E3 ubiquitin-protein ligase GW2, with protein sequence MGNKMGRRRQVVDEKYTRPQGLYVLKDIDHKKLRKLILESKLAPCYPGLEDYSFTLEECPICFLYYPSLNRSRCCMKGICTECFLQMKPPHSTRPTQCPFCKTSNYAVEYRGAKTKEEKGMEQVEEQKVIEAQIRIRQKEIQDEAERMNKRQSISSSSRIMTPTDVRYHDTYDTSISVPPLKCTRQSIDFGSSQASCSAPATTRFSQLRQNRDDNFDLDLEDIMVMEAIWLSIQEQGSQGNPGCGGSSLPGPSTSGEWYNLHRTAPAKLSSSGGLACAAAALAERQHMNGDAAATNAAAILRDGGSELPREEFGECSTDQWSEVAEAGTSYAGSDGMVEAGAAAISHSEGTNMASGLSVPESFDEQMMLAMAVSLAEAQARTSSHGVSWQ encoded by the exons ATGGGGAATAAGATGGGAAGGAGGCGGCAGGTGGTGGATGAGAAGTATACGCGGCCGCAGGGTCTGTATGTGCTTAAGGACATTGATCACAAGAAGCTGAGGAAGCTCATTCTCGAGTCCAAGCTGGCGCCTTGCTATCCAGGCCTCGAGGACTACTCTTTCACTCTCGAAGAGTGTCCCATCTGCTTCCTG TATTATCCGAGCCTTAACCGGTCAAGGTGTTGCATGAAGGGCATCTGCACAG AGTGTTTTCTTCAGATGAAACCACCACATTCAACTCGCCCGACACA GTGCCCCTTCTGTAAAACTTCAAACTATGCCGTGGAATACCGTGGTGCAAAGACAAAAGAGGAGAAGGGCATGGAACAAGTT GAGGAGCAGAAGGTTATAGAAGCCCAGATACGGATTCGGCAGAAAGAAATACAGGATGAAGCGGAAAGGATGAACAAGAGACAAAGTATAAGTTCATCCAGCAGAATAATGACTCCAACAGATGTGAGATATCATGATACATACGATACCTCTATCTCAG TGCCACCTTTGAAATGCACAAGACAATCAATTGACTTTGGTTCATCTCAAGCCTCATGCTCTGCACCTGCAACCACAAGGTTTTCACAATTGAGACAGAATAG GGATGATAATTTTGACCTAGATCTTGAAGACATAATGGTCATGGAAGCAATCTGGCTCTCGATTCAG GAGCAGGGATCTCAAGGCAATCCAGGTTGTGGTGGCAGCTCTTTGCCTGGACCATCAACCTCCGGTGAATGGTACAATCTCCATAGAACAGCTCCTGCGAAATTATCTTCTTCCGGTGGGCTGGCTTGTGCAGCTGCAGCCTTAGCCGAGCGTCAACATATGAATGGTGATGCTGCTGCTACTAATGCTGCCGCCATTTTACGAGACGGCGGGAGTGAACTGCCGAGGGAGGAGTTTGGGGAGTGTTCGACGGACCAGTGGTCAGAGGTGGCCGAAGCAGGAACCAGCTATGCAGGCTCCGATGGGATGGTGGAAGCAGGGGCAGCAGCGATATCACACTCGGAAGGTACGAACATGGCTTCAGGACTTTCTGTTCCGGAGAGCTTCGATGAACAGATGATGCTGGCCATGGCTGTTTCACTAGCAGAGGCTCAAGCGAGGACGAGTAGCCATGGAGTCAGCTGGCAGTAA
- the LOC135651607 gene encoding uncharacterized protein LOC135651607 isoform X3 translates to MAQEVKMFFGWGKETKKDNAVVESTPAHTNGSFANGRKADLAVYEQFEQQERATGARPGVISDAERPQRPLLPPFESAEVRTLAETLCRDIIRGSPDVKWESIKGLDNAKRLLKEAVVMPIKYPKYFTGLLSPWKGILLFGPPGTGKTMLAKAVATECKTTFFNISASSIVSKWRGDSEKLVRVLFELARHHAPATIFLDEIDAIISQRGEARSEHEASRRLKTELLIQMDGLTKTNELVFVLAATNLPWELDAAMLRRLEKRILVPLPEPEARRAMFEELLPSVPAKAEVPYDCLVEKTEGYSGSDIRLVCKEAAMQPLRRLMSYLEDQQQRQQQDEKIDDDELPPVGPVTPEDIEVALKNTRPSAHLHAHRYHKFNEDYGSHVLH, encoded by the exons ATGGCGCAGGAGGTCAAGATGTTCTTTGGATGGGGGAAGGAGACGAAGAAAGACAACGCGGTGGTGGAATCGACGCCGGCGCACACCAATGGGAGTTTTGCGAACGGGAGGAAGGCCGATCTGGCTGTTTACGAGCAGTTCGAGCAACAG GAACGAGCGACTGGGGCACGGCCGGGAGTCATTTCGGACGCAGAGAGACC GCAGAGGCCGCTGCTTCCACCTTTTGAATCTGCAGAAGTTCGAACATTAGCAGAGACTTTGTGCAG AGATATTATCCGGGGAAGCCCGGATGTGAAATGGGAAAGCATCAAAGGGTTGGACAATGCCAAGCGCCTCCTCAAGGAAGCAGTCGTCATGCCCATCAAGTATCCCAA GTACTTCACCGGCCTTCTTTCGCCATGGAAAGGCATTTTGCTGTTTGGCCCCCCGGGAACAGGAAAG ACGATGCTTGCAAAAGCTGTAGCCACCGAATGCAAGACCACCTTCTTCAATATTTCCGCATCATCAATCGTCAGCAAATGGCGTG GTGACTCGGAGAAGCTGGTGAGGGTCTTGTTTGAGCTTGCCAGGCACCACGCACCGGCTACTATTTTTCTGGATGAGATCGATGCAATCATCAGCCAACGCGGGGAAGCTCGCAGCGAGCACGAAGCCAGTCGACGTTTGAAGACCGAGCTCCTTATACAG ATGGATGGTTTGACGAAGACGAATGAGCTGGTTTTCGTTCTCGCTGCGACAAATCTACCGTGGGAGTTGGACGCAGCGATGCTCCGACGTCTCGAGAAAAGG ATTCTCGTACCGCTTCCCGAACCGGAAGCAAGACGAGCAATGTTTGAGGAACTGCTACCATCGGTGCCTGCAAAGGCAGAGGTCCCGTATGACTGCCTGGTGGAGAAGACAGAGGGCTATTCGGGCTCCGACATCCGTTTGGTGTGCAAGGAGGCAGCCATGCAGCCGCTGAGGAGGTTGATGTCATACTTGGAAGACCAACAGCAACGACAACAACAAGATGAGAAGATCGACGACGATG AGCTGCCTCCTGTTGGTCCGGTAACGCCGGAAGATATCGAGGTGGCACTGAAGAACACAAGACCGTCGGCCCACCTCCATGCTCATCGCTACCACAAGTTCAACGAAGACTATGGCAGCCATGTCCTTCATTAG
- the LOC135651607 gene encoding uncharacterized protein LOC135651607 isoform X2, whose product MQAYLNDYFLPSSPRSILFRLLITPPLSRTILPFPQMLFLIFLGSTLLVAFLSSAGSHLPEVKMFFGWGKETKKDNAVVESTPAHTNGSFANGRKADLAVYEQFEQQERATGARPGVISDAERPQRPLLPPFESAEVRTLAETLCRDIIRGSPDVKWESIKGLDNAKRLLKEAVVMPIKYPKYFTGLLSPWKGILLFGPPGTGKTMLAKAVATECKTTFFNISASSIVSKWRGDSEKLVRVLFELARHHAPATIFLDEIDAIISQRGEARSEHEASRRLKTELLIQMDGLTKTNELVFVLAATNLPWELDAAMLRRLEKRILVPLPEPEARRAMFEELLPSVPAKAEVPYDCLVEKTEGYSGSDIRLVCKEAAMQPLRRLMSYLEDQQQRQQQDEKIDDDELPPVGPVTPEDIEVALKNTRPSAHLHAHRYHKFNEDYGSHVLH is encoded by the exons ATGCAAGCTTATTTAAATGATTATTTTCTGCCTTCCTCTCCCAGATCGATTTTGTTTCGCCTGCTCATCACACCGCCCCTTTCCCGTACTATATTACCATTCCCACAGATGCTGTTTCTCATCTTTCTCGGGTCCACTCTCCTCGTAGCCTTCCTGTCGTCGGCCGGATCCCATCTCCCG GAGGTCAAGATGTTCTTTGGATGGGGGAAGGAGACGAAGAAAGACAACGCGGTGGTGGAATCGACGCCGGCGCACACCAATGGGAGTTTTGCGAACGGGAGGAAGGCCGATCTGGCTGTTTACGAGCAGTTCGAGCAACAG GAACGAGCGACTGGGGCACGGCCGGGAGTCATTTCGGACGCAGAGAGACC GCAGAGGCCGCTGCTTCCACCTTTTGAATCTGCAGAAGTTCGAACATTAGCAGAGACTTTGTGCAG AGATATTATCCGGGGAAGCCCGGATGTGAAATGGGAAAGCATCAAAGGGTTGGACAATGCCAAGCGCCTCCTCAAGGAAGCAGTCGTCATGCCCATCAAGTATCCCAA GTACTTCACCGGCCTTCTTTCGCCATGGAAAGGCATTTTGCTGTTTGGCCCCCCGGGAACAGGAAAG ACGATGCTTGCAAAAGCTGTAGCCACCGAATGCAAGACCACCTTCTTCAATATTTCCGCATCATCAATCGTCAGCAAATGGCGTG GTGACTCGGAGAAGCTGGTGAGGGTCTTGTTTGAGCTTGCCAGGCACCACGCACCGGCTACTATTTTTCTGGATGAGATCGATGCAATCATCAGCCAACGCGGGGAAGCTCGCAGCGAGCACGAAGCCAGTCGACGTTTGAAGACCGAGCTCCTTATACAG ATGGATGGTTTGACGAAGACGAATGAGCTGGTTTTCGTTCTCGCTGCGACAAATCTACCGTGGGAGTTGGACGCAGCGATGCTCCGACGTCTCGAGAAAAGG ATTCTCGTACCGCTTCCCGAACCGGAAGCAAGACGAGCAATGTTTGAGGAACTGCTACCATCGGTGCCTGCAAAGGCAGAGGTCCCGTATGACTGCCTGGTGGAGAAGACAGAGGGCTATTCGGGCTCCGACATCCGTTTGGTGTGCAAGGAGGCAGCCATGCAGCCGCTGAGGAGGTTGATGTCATACTTGGAAGACCAACAGCAACGACAACAACAAGATGAGAAGATCGACGACGATG AGCTGCCTCCTGTTGGTCCGGTAACGCCGGAAGATATCGAGGTGGCACTGAAGAACACAAGACCGTCGGCCCACCTCCATGCTCATCGCTACCACAAGTTCAACGAAGACTATGGCAGCCATGTCCTTCATTAG
- the LOC135651607 gene encoding uncharacterized protein LOC135651607 isoform X1: MQAYLNDYFLPSSPRSILFRLLITPPLSRTILPFPQMLFLIFLGSTLLVAFLSSAGSHLPMAQEVKMFFGWGKETKKDNAVVESTPAHTNGSFANGRKADLAVYEQFEQQERATGARPGVISDAERPQRPLLPPFESAEVRTLAETLCRDIIRGSPDVKWESIKGLDNAKRLLKEAVVMPIKYPKYFTGLLSPWKGILLFGPPGTGKTMLAKAVATECKTTFFNISASSIVSKWRGDSEKLVRVLFELARHHAPATIFLDEIDAIISQRGEARSEHEASRRLKTELLIQMDGLTKTNELVFVLAATNLPWELDAAMLRRLEKRILVPLPEPEARRAMFEELLPSVPAKAEVPYDCLVEKTEGYSGSDIRLVCKEAAMQPLRRLMSYLEDQQQRQQQDEKIDDDELPPVGPVTPEDIEVALKNTRPSAHLHAHRYHKFNEDYGSHVLH, from the exons ATGCAAGCTTATTTAAATGATTATTTTCTGCCTTCCTCTCCCAGATCGATTTTGTTTCGCCTGCTCATCACACCGCCCCTTTCCCGTACTATATTACCATTCCCACAGATGCTGTTTCTCATCTTTCTCGGGTCCACTCTCCTCGTAGCCTTCCTGTCGTCGGCCGGATCCCATCTCCCG ATGGCGCAGGAGGTCAAGATGTTCTTTGGATGGGGGAAGGAGACGAAGAAAGACAACGCGGTGGTGGAATCGACGCCGGCGCACACCAATGGGAGTTTTGCGAACGGGAGGAAGGCCGATCTGGCTGTTTACGAGCAGTTCGAGCAACAG GAACGAGCGACTGGGGCACGGCCGGGAGTCATTTCGGACGCAGAGAGACC GCAGAGGCCGCTGCTTCCACCTTTTGAATCTGCAGAAGTTCGAACATTAGCAGAGACTTTGTGCAG AGATATTATCCGGGGAAGCCCGGATGTGAAATGGGAAAGCATCAAAGGGTTGGACAATGCCAAGCGCCTCCTCAAGGAAGCAGTCGTCATGCCCATCAAGTATCCCAA GTACTTCACCGGCCTTCTTTCGCCATGGAAAGGCATTTTGCTGTTTGGCCCCCCGGGAACAGGAAAG ACGATGCTTGCAAAAGCTGTAGCCACCGAATGCAAGACCACCTTCTTCAATATTTCCGCATCATCAATCGTCAGCAAATGGCGTG GTGACTCGGAGAAGCTGGTGAGGGTCTTGTTTGAGCTTGCCAGGCACCACGCACCGGCTACTATTTTTCTGGATGAGATCGATGCAATCATCAGCCAACGCGGGGAAGCTCGCAGCGAGCACGAAGCCAGTCGACGTTTGAAGACCGAGCTCCTTATACAG ATGGATGGTTTGACGAAGACGAATGAGCTGGTTTTCGTTCTCGCTGCGACAAATCTACCGTGGGAGTTGGACGCAGCGATGCTCCGACGTCTCGAGAAAAGG ATTCTCGTACCGCTTCCCGAACCGGAAGCAAGACGAGCAATGTTTGAGGAACTGCTACCATCGGTGCCTGCAAAGGCAGAGGTCCCGTATGACTGCCTGGTGGAGAAGACAGAGGGCTATTCGGGCTCCGACATCCGTTTGGTGTGCAAGGAGGCAGCCATGCAGCCGCTGAGGAGGTTGATGTCATACTTGGAAGACCAACAGCAACGACAACAACAAGATGAGAAGATCGACGACGATG AGCTGCCTCCTGTTGGTCCGGTAACGCCGGAAGATATCGAGGTGGCACTGAAGAACACAAGACCGTCGGCCCACCTCCATGCTCATCGCTACCACAAGTTCAACGAAGACTATGGCAGCCATGTCCTTCATTAG
- the LOC135651036 gene encoding gibberellin 2-beta-dioxygenase 1-like, translating to MVVLTKPSLGQVSLTRTQKPNHNHSGIPVIDLSQPGSEALVVRACEELGFFKVTDHGIPMELIAKLEEEAVKFFALPQIDKERVGPAIPFGYGSKNIGCNGDTGWVEYLLMEITSKPMSHASLAVLTEPSASSFRSALNEYISAVRKLACEVLESMAEGLKIEPRNIFSKMVMDEESDSVLRFNHYPPCPMPQASEGVVTGFGEHTDPQIISVLRSNDTAGLQISLRDGSWVSVLPDRAAFFINVGDSLQVLTNGRFRSVRHRVLANGLKSRVSMIYFGGPPSGERLAPMSLLMREGEESHYREFTWCEYKRCAYKTMLADNRLGQFEK from the exons ATGGTGGTCTTGACCAAACCATCTCTCGGGCAGGTCTCTCTCACGAGGACACAGAAACCAAACCACAACCACTCCGGTATTCCTGTTATCGACCTGTCCCAACCGGGCTCCGAGGCTCTCGTCGTGAGAGCCTGTGAGGAGCTCGGGTTTTTCAAGGTCACCGACCATGGCATCCCCATGGAGCTCATTGCGAAGCTGGAAGAAGAGGCGGTGAAGTTCTTTGCTTTGCCGCAGATAGACAAGGAGCGTGTCGGGCCGGCGATTCCTTTCGGCTACGGGAGTAAGAATATCGGGTGTAATGGTGATACAGGCTGGGTGGAGTACCTCCTGATGGAGATCACCTCCAAGCCCATGTCACATGCTTCGCTGGCCGTCCTCACGGAGCCCTCCGCCAGCTCTTTCCG CTCTGCTTTGAACGAGTACATATCGGCGGTGAGGAAGCTGGCATGTGAGGTTTTGGAGTCGATGGCGGAAGGGCTGAAGATCGAGCCGAGGAATATATTCAGTAAGATGGTGATGGACGAGGAGAGTGATTCGGTGTTGAGGTTCAACCATTACCCTCCGTGCCCAATGCCTCAGGCGTCGGAGGGTGTCGTGACGGGGTTCGGAGAGCACACCGACCCGCAGATAATATCGGTGTTGAGGTCGAACGACACCGCGGGGCTGCAGATCTCCTTGCGAGACGGGAGCTGGGTCTCTGTCCTTCCTGACCGAGCTGCCTTCTTCATCAACGTCGGTGATTCCTTACAG GTTCTGACAAATGGGAGATTCAGGAGCGTGAGGCACAGGGTTTTAGCCAATGGTCTCAAGTCTCGAGTGTCGATGATCTACTTCGGGGGGCCACCTTCCGGAGAGAGATTGGCACCGATGTCGCTGCTGATGCGCGAAGGCGAGGAGAGCCACTACAGGGAGTTCACATGGTGCGAGTACAAAAGGTGTGCCTACAAAACCATGCTGGCCGACAACCGGCTCGGGCAGTTCGAGAAGTAG